The Zingiber officinale cultivar Zhangliang chromosome 10A, Zo_v1.1, whole genome shotgun sequence genome contains a region encoding:
- the LOC122026918 gene encoding homeobox protein knotted-1-like 6: protein MEEFSQLGGSLWGGIMCSAASKPATDHAATVAAAPPPPTSGGTAHASVFDKAGGGCGIATPTLLGGHQNSAAALLFQGKHEGGVGGASSSHFPPASDIDAIKAKIVSHPQYSNLLTAYIDCQKVGAPPEVVDRLSAVAQELEMRQRANLICRDTHTDPELDQFMEAYHEMLVKYREELTRPLQEAMEFFRRVESQLNSLSLTDASLRILTADDKFGVCSSEDDQDGSGGETELPEPDASAEDRELKHQLLKKYSGYLSSLRQELSKKKKKGKLPKDARQQLLNWWELHYKWPYPSETQKVALAESTGLDLKQINNWFINQRKRHWKPSEDMQFVVMDGYHAPNAALYMDGQYFMGDGLYLGP, encoded by the exons ATGGAGGAGTTCTCTCAGCTAGGAGGCAGTCTCTGGGGAGGCATCATGTGCTCCGCGGCCTCAAAACCTGCAACTGATCATGCTGCAACGGTCGCTGCGGCTCCGCCGCCGCCTACTTCCGGAGGCACCGCTCATGCTTCCGTGTTTGACAAGGCCGGCGGTGGGTGCGGCATCGCCACCCCGACACTCCTCGGCGGCCACCAAAACTCAGCGGCCGCACTTCTATTCCAAGGCAAGCACGAGGGAGGCGTCGGAGGCGCCTCCTCCTCCCATTTCCCTCCCGCCTCCGACATCGACGCCATCAAGGCAAAGATTGTCTCGCACCCCCAGTACTCCAACCTCCTCACCGCTTACATCGATTGCCAAAAG GTCGGAGCTCCGCCGGAAGTGGTGGACCGGCTCTCGGCAGTGGCACAGGAGCTGGAGATGAGGCAACGGGCGAACTTGATCTGCCGGGACACACACACAGACCCCGAGCTGGACCAGTTCATG GAAGCATACCACGAGATGCTGGTCAAATACAGGGAAGAGCTGACGAGGCCATTGCAGGAAGCTATGGAGTTCTTCCGCAGGGTCGAGTCTCAACTCaactccctctccctcaccgatgCCTCCCTTCGCATCTTGACAGCAG ATGATAAGTTTGGGGTTTGCTCCTCCGAAGACGACCAAGATGGTAGCGGCGGCGAAACTGAACTCCCGGAGCCAGACGCATCGGCCGAAGACCGCGAGCTGAAGCACCAACTCCTGAAGAAGTACAGTGGCTATCTGAGCAGCCTGAGGCAGGAACtgtccaagaagaagaagaaaggcaagCTCCCAAAGGACGCGCGGCAGCAGTTGCTCAACTGGTGGGAACTCCATTACAAATGGCCATATCCCTCG GAGACGCAGAAGGTGGCGCTGGCGGAGTCGACGGGGCTCGACCTGAAGCAGATCAACAACTGGTTCATAAACCAGAGGAAGAGGCATTGGAAGCCCTCGGAGGACATGCAGTTCGTGGTGATGGATGGCTACCACGCTCCAAATGCTGCTCTGTACATGGACGGCCAGTACTTCATGGGCGACGGCCTCTATCTCGGACCTTGA
- the LOC122027472 gene encoding uncharacterized protein LOC122027472 isoform X1, protein MAPGGSDAELGDAGRRSGKRQRKRYSSYLRLPTFLKSSRNRAAAPPVQDGGMAEDSPLPTHLVVMVNGIVGSAANWKYAAKQFVKKHPVDIMVHCSESNYGTLTFHGVDVMGERLAKEVISIVASKPFLQKISFVGHSLGGLIARYAIGILYEKTVPKCILEEHGACEYHPVVAKSVDEKIKGKIAGLEPMNFITFATPHLGSRLHKQIPLFHGSYKLEKMAYRTCWIFRRSGKHLFLKDHDNGKLPLLVQMVSDCGDLRFMSALLSFKRRVAYSNVCFDFIVGRKTSSIRREHELPKRQDFMINSQYPHIIYVEKPTTVDVPQMNFPATTKELKTISDMEDAMIDGLNRVPWERVDVSFRGSKQRFFAHSTIQVKTYMINSDGSDVIFHMIDNFRL, encoded by the exons ATGGCGCCAGGCGGATCGGATGCGGAGCTCGGAGATGCGGGCAGGCGTAGCGGAAAGAGGCAGCGGAAGCGGTACTCGTCCTACCTCCGGCTGCCTACTTTCCTTAAGTCGTCTCGGAATCGAGCAGCCGCGCCTCCAGTGCAGGATGGTGGAATGGCAGAAGATAGTCCATTGCCGACGCATCTGGTGGTGATGGTCAATGGCATCGTCGGAAG TGCTGCGAATTGGAAATACGCTGCCAAACAATTCGTGAAAAAGCATCCGGTGGATATTATGGTTCACT GCAGTGAATCTAACTACGGAACTTTGACTTTCCATGGTGTTGATGTAATGGGCGAACGATTAGCAAAAGAG GTTATCTCAATAGTTGCTAGCAAGCCTTTCCTTCAAAAGATATCATTCGTGGGGCACTCACTAGGGGGCTTGATTGCAAGATATGCAATTGGTATCTTATATGAGAAAACAGTACCAAAATGTATTCTAGAGGAACATGGTGCTTGCGAATATCATCCTGTGGTAGCAAAGTCTGTGGATGAAAAAATTAAAGGCAAGATCGCTGGACTTGAGCCAATGAATTTTATCACTTTTGCAACACCTCATCTTGGGTCAAGATTGCACAAACAG ATTCCACTCTTTCATGGTTCCTATAAGTTAGAAAAGATGGCATACCGAACTTGTTGGATTTTCAGAAGATCAGGAAAGCATCTATTTCTTAAAGACCACGATAATGGGAAACTTCCTCTTCTGGTTCAGATGGTCAGTGACTGTGGAGATCTTCGATTCAT GTCTGCTTTGCTATCTTTTAAGCGACGCGTTGCATACTCGAATGTTTGCTTTGACT TCATCGTTGGAAGGAAGACATCATCAATACGACGTGAACATGAGCTTCCTAAG CGCCAagatttcatgataaatagcCAATATCCACACATTATTTATGTTGAGAAACCGACAACTGTTGATGTCCCTCAGATGAATTTTCCAGCAACCACCAAAGAATTGAAAACTATCAGTGATATGGAAG atGCTATGATTGACGGTTTGAATAGAGTTCCTTGGGAAAGAGTAGATGTTAGCTTCCGTGGAAGTAAACAAAGATTTTTTGCTCACAGTACCATTCAG GTGAAGACCTACATGATAAATTCAGATGGTTCAGACGTTATATTCCACATGATTGACAATTTTCGCTTATAG
- the LOC122027472 gene encoding lipid droplet phospholipase 1-like isoform X2 translates to MNDAFRRSVRPRVRCAANWKYAAKQFVKKHPVDIMVHCSESNYGTLTFHGVDVMGERLAKEVISIVASKPFLQKISFVGHSLGGLIARYAIGILYEKTVPKCILEEHGACEYHPVVAKSVDEKIKGKIAGLEPMNFITFATPHLGSRLHKQIPLFHGSYKLEKMAYRTCWIFRRSGKHLFLKDHDNGKLPLLVQMVSDCGDLRFMSALLSFKRRVAYSNVCFDFIVGRKTSSIRREHELPKRQDFMINSQYPHIIYVEKPTTVDVPQMNFPATTKELKTISDMEDAMIDGLNRVPWERVDVSFRGSKQRFFAHSTIQVKTYMINSDGSDVIFHMIDNFRL, encoded by the exons ATGAATGACGCTTTTCGGCGATCCGTGCGACCTAGGGTTCGATG TGCTGCGAATTGGAAATACGCTGCCAAACAATTCGTGAAAAAGCATCCGGTGGATATTATGGTTCACT GCAGTGAATCTAACTACGGAACTTTGACTTTCCATGGTGTTGATGTAATGGGCGAACGATTAGCAAAAGAG GTTATCTCAATAGTTGCTAGCAAGCCTTTCCTTCAAAAGATATCATTCGTGGGGCACTCACTAGGGGGCTTGATTGCAAGATATGCAATTGGTATCTTATATGAGAAAACAGTACCAAAATGTATTCTAGAGGAACATGGTGCTTGCGAATATCATCCTGTGGTAGCAAAGTCTGTGGATGAAAAAATTAAAGGCAAGATCGCTGGACTTGAGCCAATGAATTTTATCACTTTTGCAACACCTCATCTTGGGTCAAGATTGCACAAACAG ATTCCACTCTTTCATGGTTCCTATAAGTTAGAAAAGATGGCATACCGAACTTGTTGGATTTTCAGAAGATCAGGAAAGCATCTATTTCTTAAAGACCACGATAATGGGAAACTTCCTCTTCTGGTTCAGATGGTCAGTGACTGTGGAGATCTTCGATTCAT GTCTGCTTTGCTATCTTTTAAGCGACGCGTTGCATACTCGAATGTTTGCTTTGACT TCATCGTTGGAAGGAAGACATCATCAATACGACGTGAACATGAGCTTCCTAAG CGCCAagatttcatgataaatagcCAATATCCACACATTATTTATGTTGAGAAACCGACAACTGTTGATGTCCCTCAGATGAATTTTCCAGCAACCACCAAAGAATTGAAAACTATCAGTGATATGGAAG atGCTATGATTGACGGTTTGAATAGAGTTCCTTGGGAAAGAGTAGATGTTAGCTTCCGTGGAAGTAAACAAAGATTTTTTGCTCACAGTACCATTCAG GTGAAGACCTACATGATAAATTCAGATGGTTCAGACGTTATATTCCACATGATTGACAATTTTCGCTTATAG
- the LOC122027548 gene encoding uncharacterized protein LOC122027548 isoform X1 — MPHCALNSTEVDCYEDFFFFFLFLFFGRRCFSVSVLWKSAGVTWRAKEDRVLLLLTGINMLRQVSSRNHRARGGFRAKTALQISTLVAVCIWLLYQMKYSHDHREAYEEKFNIDEKQSELTSFGRKDLEEVEQGEIKEKVSQTEHSEQKLQIAQKVDRDRKKRSLPNEHEEHSHEAREKSFKGDDASSEVVHNTEEVEHEERTREARERSFKADDASSAVGHVPLNDSESEIGGFVSVEESNSSLVHEFNQTLPETLEKRNASSGGEPSDLETDHIRNETGVLKFHANESESQVELGLRSRDLSNNQRNVQKITTVPSKNSTQAQSNETTEVDPTIVARDLQNQTSVPPLQASIDSANSEFPTSEKKSDGENSKTSSPESKRERHHLPKSLDIESIKQGYKEGAAK; from the coding sequence ATGCCCCACTGTGCATTAAACTCAACCGAAGTTGATTGCTacgaggattttttttttttttttttgtttcttttttttggcAGACGCTGTTTCTCGGTGTCTGTATTGTGGAAGAGTGCGGGAGTAACTTGGAGGGCGAAAGAAGACAgagtgttgttgttgttgacGGGGATCAACATGTTGAGGCAGGTGTCAAGTAGAAACCATAGGGCCAGAGGAGGGTTTAGAGCAAAGACTGCTCTCCAGATATCTACCTTGGTTGCTGTTTGTATCTGGCTGCTCTATCAGATGAAGTACTCTCATGACCACAGGGAGGCTTATGAGGAGAAGTTCAATATCGATGAGAAGCAGTCTGAGCTCACAAGTTTTGGCAGGAAGGATCTTGAAGAGGTCGAGCAAGGAGAAATCAAGGAGAAGGTGAGCCAAACTGAACATTCTGAGCAAAAGCTACAGATTGCGCAGAAAGTGGACCGAGATAGGAAGAAACGGAGCTTGCCCAACGAACATGAAGAACACTCACATGAGGCTCGGGAGAAAAGCTTCAAGGGAGACGATGCCTCCAGTGAGGTAGTCCACAACACCGAAGAAGTGGAACACGAAGAACGGACTCGCGAAGCTCGAGAACGGAGCTTCAAAGCTGATGATGCTTCAAGTGCTGTTGGCCATGTTCCCCTCAACGATTCTGAGTCTGAGATCGGAGGGTTTGTTTCGGTGGAAGAGAGTAATTCGAGTTTGGTTCATGAGTTCAACCAAACTCTTCCTGAGACACTGGAGAAGAGGAATGCTTCCTCTGGTGGTGAGCCAAGTGATTTGGAAACTGATCACATTAGAAATGAAACAGGAGTGCTGAAATTTCATGCCAATGAATCAGAAAGTCAAGTTGAGTTAGGTTTGAGATCCAGAGATCTGTCGAATAATCAAAGAAATGTTCAGAAGATTACGACTGTACCATCTAAAAATTCCACACAAGCTCAGAGCAACGAGACAACAGAGGTGGATCCAACAATTGTTGCCAGAGATCTACAAAATCAAACTTCTGTGCCTCCACTTCAAGCCTCAATTGATTCAGCTAACTCGGAATTTCCAACTTCAGAGAAGAAGTCAGATGGTGAAAATTCCAAGACATCTTCAccagaaagtaaaagagaaagacATCACCTCCCAAAGTCTTTGGACATTGAGAGCATAAAACAGGGCTACAAAGAAGGAGCTGCAAAGTGA
- the LOC122027548 gene encoding uncharacterized protein LOC122027548 isoform X2: MLRQVSSRNHRARGGFRAKTALQISTLVAVCIWLLYQMKYSHDHREAYEEKFNIDEKQSELTSFGRKDLEEVEQGEIKEKVSQTEHSEQKLQIAQKVDRDRKKRSLPNEHEEHSHEAREKSFKGDDASSEVVHNTEEVEHEERTREARERSFKADDASSAVGHVPLNDSESEIGGFVSVEESNSSLVHEFNQTLPETLEKRNASSGGEPSDLETDHIRNETGVLKFHANESESQVELGLRSRDLSNNQRNVQKITTVPSKNSTQAQSNETTEVDPTIVARDLQNQTSVPPLQASIDSANSEFPTSEKKSDGENSKTSSPESKRERHHLPKSLDIESIKQGYKEGAAK, encoded by the coding sequence ATGTTGAGGCAGGTGTCAAGTAGAAACCATAGGGCCAGAGGAGGGTTTAGAGCAAAGACTGCTCTCCAGATATCTACCTTGGTTGCTGTTTGTATCTGGCTGCTCTATCAGATGAAGTACTCTCATGACCACAGGGAGGCTTATGAGGAGAAGTTCAATATCGATGAGAAGCAGTCTGAGCTCACAAGTTTTGGCAGGAAGGATCTTGAAGAGGTCGAGCAAGGAGAAATCAAGGAGAAGGTGAGCCAAACTGAACATTCTGAGCAAAAGCTACAGATTGCGCAGAAAGTGGACCGAGATAGGAAGAAACGGAGCTTGCCCAACGAACATGAAGAACACTCACATGAGGCTCGGGAGAAAAGCTTCAAGGGAGACGATGCCTCCAGTGAGGTAGTCCACAACACCGAAGAAGTGGAACACGAAGAACGGACTCGCGAAGCTCGAGAACGGAGCTTCAAAGCTGATGATGCTTCAAGTGCTGTTGGCCATGTTCCCCTCAACGATTCTGAGTCTGAGATCGGAGGGTTTGTTTCGGTGGAAGAGAGTAATTCGAGTTTGGTTCATGAGTTCAACCAAACTCTTCCTGAGACACTGGAGAAGAGGAATGCTTCCTCTGGTGGTGAGCCAAGTGATTTGGAAACTGATCACATTAGAAATGAAACAGGAGTGCTGAAATTTCATGCCAATGAATCAGAAAGTCAAGTTGAGTTAGGTTTGAGATCCAGAGATCTGTCGAATAATCAAAGAAATGTTCAGAAGATTACGACTGTACCATCTAAAAATTCCACACAAGCTCAGAGCAACGAGACAACAGAGGTGGATCCAACAATTGTTGCCAGAGATCTACAAAATCAAACTTCTGTGCCTCCACTTCAAGCCTCAATTGATTCAGCTAACTCGGAATTTCCAACTTCAGAGAAGAAGTCAGATGGTGAAAATTCCAAGACATCTTCAccagaaagtaaaagagaaagacATCACCTCCCAAAGTCTTTGGACATTGAGAGCATAAAACAGGGCTACAAAGAAGGAGCTGCAAAGTGA